The proteins below are encoded in one region of Apostichopus japonicus isolate 1M-3 chromosome 22, ASM3797524v1, whole genome shotgun sequence:
- the LOC139963639 gene encoding uncharacterized protein gives MRCVVHTSVGSDVFNENFHKKFVRNIQEWFNVDHEVTVWIRTDLRLFRDCSSSPCGYLEVFGFEKLEDEAYTRKLHKQISQFISKETSVPEERFFMIFRKVWGTNYSLPNGSLLSE, from the exons ATGAGGTGCGTTGTCCATACCAGCGTAGGTTCAGACGTGTTCAACGAGAACTTTCACAAGAAATTCGTGAGAAATATTCAGGAATGGTTTAACGTTGATCATGAG GTTACTGTGTGGATACGAACTGATCTCCGCTTGTTCCGGGACTGTTCTTCTTCGCCGTGTGGTTATTTAGAAGTATTTGGATTCGAGAAGTTAGAAGACGAAGCGTATACAAGGAAGTTACATAAACAAATCAGTCAGTTTATTTCTAAAGAAACGTCAGTGCCAGAGGAAAG atttttcatgatttttcgGAAAGTTTGGGGTACCAACTACTCTTTACCGAATGGCAGTCTACTCAGCGAGTAA
- the LOC139963630 gene encoding uncharacterized protein — protein sequence MEKSIRARRIGRNKTTLSWNERRLGLSGGRPLLHGPDKNSSAKEQQRRRDATKIYLLRSYVSWQMEKELYKHAHDLTSVSNVYFAGHLLQDHTKRCQMHLYRRMPKVKQRHSQQLSPQKNQLTLRKEKILLIQLLQHLSRSHLPCSVQCHQ from the exons atggaaaaaagcatcagggcaaggagaatcgggcgaaataaaacgaccttatcctggaacgagcgtaggCTAGGTTTAAGTGGAGGAAGGCCtttgttgcatggacctgacaaaaacagcagtgcaaaggaacaacagcgacgaagagatgccacgaagatctatcttctacgttcctatgtaagctggcaaatggagaaagaactctacaaacatgCCCATGATTTGACTTCTGTGAGCAACGTATATTTCGCAGgacatttgcttcaggatcacacaaaaag GTGTCAAATGCATCTTTACAGAAGGATGCcgaaagtcaaacagaggcattctcagcagctgtcaccacagaaaaatcagttgacactcagaaaggagaag ATACTtctgatccagttacttcaacacctctcaagaagccatctgccatgttctgtccaatgtcaccagtag
- the LOC139963634 gene encoding uncharacterized protein isoform X2, with amino-acid sequence MKTQSVTVEMRSGKLMCRAGDPSKSWGFFELHGTNNFLDPKDTLAVGNKMFEFGVNELDIPRNCLFVLMHEHDAKHVGIRGNQFLVDLPHYSNYVKPDYYKDLRK; translated from the exons ATGAAGACCCAG AGTGTAACCGTGGAGATGAGAAGTGGGAAGTTGATGTGTCGGGCGGGAGATCCAAGCAAATCGTGGGGGTTCTTCGAACTGCATGGCACCAACAACTTTCTTGATCCAAAGGACACACTAGCTGTCGGtaacaaaatgtttgaattcGGTGTGAACGAGTTGGACATACCTAGAAATTG CCTCTTCGTCTTGATGCACGAACACGACGCAAAGCATGTCGGGATACGTGGCAACCAGTTTCTCGTTGACCTACCACACTATTCAAACTATGTGAAACCAGATTATTACAAAGACTTAAGAAAATAG
- the LOC139963634 gene encoding macrophage migration inhibitory factor homolog isoform X1 produces MPLCVVHTNKASETISDSTIKKLCQLVVDALGSKVSSVTVEMRSGKLMCRAGDPSKSWGFFELHGTNNFLDPKDTLAVGNKMFEFGVNELDIPRNCLFVLMHEHDAKHVGIRGNQFLVDLPHYSNYVKPDYYKDLRK; encoded by the exons atgccGCTCTGTGTTGTCCACACCAACAAAGCCTCCGAGACGATCTCAGATTCAACGATCAAAAAGTTATGTCAGTTGGTCGTAGATGCTTTGGGAAGTAAAGTCAGT AGTGTAACCGTGGAGATGAGAAGTGGGAAGTTGATGTGTCGGGCGGGAGATCCAAGCAAATCGTGGGGGTTCTTCGAACTGCATGGCACCAACAACTTTCTTGATCCAAAGGACACACTAGCTGTCGGtaacaaaatgtttgaattcGGTGTGAACGAGTTGGACATACCTAGAAATTG CCTCTTCGTCTTGATGCACGAACACGACGCAAAGCATGTCGGGATACGTGGCAACCAGTTTCTCGTTGACCTACCACACTATTCAAACTATGTGAAACCAGATTATTACAAAGACTTAAGAAAATAG